A window from Leptothermofonsia sichuanensis E412 encodes these proteins:
- the msrB gene encoding peptide-methionine (R)-S-oxide reductase MsrB: MTTANSNHEFEVIKTEEEWRKILTPEQFHVLRKHGTERAGTSPLDKNYATGTYNCAGCGQPLFTSETKFNSGTGWPSFYAPIEGAVATSIDRSFFMTRVEVHCSRCGGHLGHVFDDGPKPTGKRYCMNGVALEFNAASEG; encoded by the coding sequence ATGACAACAGCCAATTCAAATCATGAATTTGAAGTGATTAAAACAGAGGAAGAGTGGCGAAAAATTCTCACACCAGAGCAGTTTCATGTCTTAAGAAAACATGGTACTGAACGGGCAGGTACCAGTCCCTTAGACAAGAACTATGCCACGGGCACCTATAACTGCGCGGGTTGTGGGCAACCATTGTTTACTTCGGAAACCAAGTTTAATAGTGGTACAGGGTGGCCCAGTTTCTATGCTCCCATTGAAGGAGCGGTGGCAACCTCAATTGATCGCTCCTTCTTTATGACACGGGTTGAAGTTCATTGCAGTCGTTGTGGTGGGCACCTGGGACATGTATTTGATGACGGTCCCAAGCCCACGGGCAAGCGTTACTGTATGAACGGGGTGGCGCTGGAATTTAACGCTGCCTCTGAAGGTTGA
- a CDS encoding ATP-dependent DNA ligase, with protein sequence MKRFTQLFQQVDATTSTNEKIKALQHYFQEEAPANSVWALYLLLGKTRRRLITSKMLRDIFLQIYDIPEWLFAECYAHVGDSAEVIALLLRDTPLKTGQPSSYSLREWMEEIIPQVKQLKSEQELKERVLSWWVMLDEMEVFVLNKVLTGAFRVGVSEKLVIKGLSAVCGVPEPVLAHRLMGDFAPTVEFYESLTRREQEERRSPSQPYPFFLASPIEEEKFQLETCSRWQAEWKWDGIRAQVIRRAGEVFIWSRGEDRVTEQFPELAEYFLTVPDGLVFDGEILCWQDNRPLSFNYLQKRLGRKRVTQKIREENPVHFIAYDLLEHEGQDIRQKPLCDRRRYLLQIVNQLDSTYVTPSTSLSFESFQDLQSLREQSRQQGAEGLVLKAIDSPYLVGRKRGYWWKYKVDPMTLDGVLLYAQAGSGKRANLFTDYTFALWDGDQLVPFAKAYSGLDNDEIDELDRWIRKHTIEKFGPVRLVEPYHVFEIGFEGITQSNRHKSGISVRFPRILRWRKDKPALEADTLQSALALIEGWN encoded by the coding sequence ATGAAACGGTTTACCCAGCTTTTCCAGCAGGTTGACGCCACAACCTCCACCAACGAGAAAATCAAAGCACTCCAGCACTATTTTCAGGAAGAAGCACCGGCCAATTCTGTCTGGGCATTGTATCTGCTACTGGGAAAGACCCGCCGACGGCTGATCACTTCAAAAATGCTACGGGATATTTTTTTGCAAATTTATGACATTCCGGAGTGGCTGTTTGCCGAATGCTATGCCCATGTGGGTGACTCTGCTGAGGTAATTGCACTGCTGCTGCGGGATACACCCCTGAAAACCGGACAGCCATCTTCCTACTCCCTGCGAGAATGGATGGAAGAGATTATTCCCCAGGTGAAACAACTCAAGTCAGAACAGGAGTTGAAAGAACGAGTTCTGTCCTGGTGGGTAATGCTTGATGAAATGGAAGTATTTGTGTTGAATAAGGTGCTGACCGGGGCATTTCGGGTGGGAGTATCTGAGAAGCTGGTCATCAAAGGACTGTCTGCCGTTTGTGGGGTACCCGAACCCGTGCTGGCTCATCGTTTGATGGGTGACTTTGCCCCCACGGTTGAGTTCTACGAGTCTTTAACCCGGCGAGAACAGGAGGAACGGCGATCGCCCAGCCAGCCCTATCCCTTTTTCCTGGCCTCCCCGATTGAAGAAGAAAAGTTTCAGTTGGAAACCTGTTCTCGCTGGCAGGCAGAGTGGAAGTGGGATGGGATTCGTGCCCAGGTTATTCGCCGTGCGGGGGAAGTTTTTATCTGGTCCCGGGGTGAAGACCGGGTGACCGAGCAATTTCCCGAACTGGCAGAGTATTTTTTGACCGTGCCCGATGGGCTGGTGTTTGATGGCGAGATCCTGTGCTGGCAGGACAATCGACCTCTGAGCTTTAACTACCTGCAAAAGCGCCTGGGGCGAAAGCGAGTCACTCAGAAAATTCGGGAGGAAAATCCGGTTCACTTCATTGCCTATGACCTGCTGGAGCATGAAGGGCAGGATATTCGGCAGAAACCCTTGTGCGATCGCCGCCGCTACCTGCTCCAGATCGTCAATCAACTCGATTCTACCTATGTCACCCCATCCACCAGCCTCTCGTTTGAGTCCTTTCAGGATTTACAATCCTTGCGAGAACAGTCCCGCCAGCAGGGAGCAGAGGGTCTGGTGCTGAAGGCGATCGACAGCCCCTATCTGGTGGGACGCAAACGGGGCTATTGGTGGAAATACAAAGTCGATCCCATGACCCTGGATGGGGTGCTGCTCTATGCCCAGGCTGGCAGTGGCAAACGCGCCAATCTGTTTACGGACTATACCTTCGCCCTCTGGGATGGAGATCAACTCGTTCCCTTTGCCAAAGCCTATTCTGGCTTAGATAACGACGAAATTGATGAACTGGACAGGTGGATCCGCAAACACACCATCGAAAAATTTGGCCCTGTGCGCCTGGTTGAACCTTACCACGTCTTTGAAATTGGGTTTGAAGGCATCACCCAATCCAACCGCCACAAATCCGGCATTTCAGTCCGGTTTCCCCGAATCCTCCGCTGGCGCAAAGACAAACCTGCACTTGAGGCCGACACCCTTCAGAGTGCTCTGGCATTGATAGAAGGGTGGAATTGA
- a CDS encoding glycoside hydrolase family 1 protein, which translates to MQTKLKPLSTTDSFLWGVATSGYQSEGGFNGHQQPQNNWSLCERKGRVMPTGMAANFWNRYEEDFRFCQGMGLNAFRIGLEWARIQPTEFTHPAAPPPFDDAALDAYGDRLAACRRHGLEPIVTLHHFTHPAWLGLDAWLSEDTVDYFIDYVRTTVTHINRRLTDRYQYSPIQWFITINEPNMLVTSTYLSGQFPGGHSERGISAVLRAYNHMLTAHVRAYNCIHDLYEAEGWATPQVAPNTYCSDLYWSEKVLWDLLSISERQIKPANVREFIHDKAKQLETALKQADLPFRHDLPYQAGRLTHFITNFLGYRMFDIQYFDAYLQALNQSQRESVFDYVAIDYYDPFVAHLFRLPSFSDFEFKSKTIREWLMAGITSKWWDWRSLPEGLHFFCKYYSEDLGDRPIMIAENGMALRRKPNNSVATRRSDQLHRSEFLRLHLEQVQRLRAEQVPLVGYLHWSLTDNYEWGSYTPRFGLLSIDFEQGTDRSVTDHLGDRPSETYAQLIQQARCKQMTI; encoded by the coding sequence ATGCAAACCAAATTGAAACCCCTTTCCACCACAGACTCTTTTCTTTGGGGTGTAGCCACATCTGGTTATCAAAGCGAGGGTGGTTTTAATGGGCATCAACAACCCCAAAACAACTGGTCCCTGTGCGAGCGAAAAGGTAGAGTGATGCCGACCGGGATGGCGGCTAATTTCTGGAATCGCTACGAGGAAGATTTCCGCTTTTGCCAGGGAATGGGGCTAAATGCCTTCCGCATCGGGCTGGAGTGGGCACGCATTCAACCAACTGAGTTTACCCATCCGGCAGCGCCTCCCCCATTTGATGATGCCGCCCTGGATGCCTATGGCGATCGCCTGGCAGCCTGTCGTCGTCACGGACTGGAGCCAATCGTAACCCTGCACCACTTTACCCATCCTGCCTGGTTGGGGCTGGATGCCTGGCTGTCAGAGGATACAGTCGATTACTTTATAGACTATGTCCGTACCACCGTAACTCACATCAACCGGCGGCTGACTGATCGCTACCAGTATTCCCCCATTCAGTGGTTCATCACGATTAACGAGCCAAACATGCTGGTCACCAGTACCTATCTCAGCGGACAGTTTCCAGGAGGACATTCAGAACGAGGCATTAGCGCAGTTCTACGGGCTTACAATCATATGCTGACGGCCCACGTCAGGGCATATAACTGCATTCATGATCTCTATGAGGCAGAGGGATGGGCAACTCCCCAGGTGGCACCCAACACCTATTGCAGTGACCTCTACTGGTCGGAAAAAGTCCTCTGGGATCTGTTGAGCATCTCGGAACGGCAGATTAAACCCGCCAATGTGCGGGAGTTCATTCACGACAAAGCCAAACAACTGGAAACGGCATTAAAACAGGCTGATCTCCCCTTTCGTCATGATTTACCCTACCAGGCAGGACGGTTGACCCACTTCATCACCAATTTTCTGGGTTACCGGATGTTCGATATCCAGTATTTTGACGCTTACCTGCAAGCCCTGAATCAGTCCCAGCGGGAATCGGTGTTTGATTATGTGGCGATCGACTACTATGACCCCTTTGTTGCCCACCTGTTTCGCCTGCCATCCTTTTCAGATTTCGAGTTTAAGAGCAAAACCATTCGGGAATGGCTGATGGCTGGTATTACCAGCAAATGGTGGGACTGGCGCAGTTTGCCGGAAGGGCTACATTTCTTTTGCAAATACTATTCGGAGGATCTGGGCGATCGCCCGATTATGATCGCCGAAAACGGAATGGCACTCCGCCGCAAGCCCAATAACAGCGTTGCCACCCGGCGCAGTGACCAGCTTCACCGCAGTGAATTCCTGAGATTACACCTGGAACAGGTACAGCGACTTCGGGCAGAACAGGTGCCCCTGGTTGGCTACCTGCACTGGTCCTTGACTGATAATTATGAATGGGGGTCCTACACTCCTCGCTTTGGCTTACTCAGTATCGACTTTGAACAGGGAACGGACCGTTCTGTGACTGATCACCTGGGCGATCGCCCCTCTGAAACCTATGCCCAACTGATCCAGCAAGCCAGGTGTAAGCAAATGACTATCTAA